The following are from one region of the Gryllotalpicola protaetiae genome:
- a CDS encoding DUF3054 domain-containing protein — protein sequence MTAPARQASAPAPDQSRWVLLSAVLDFVLVVLFTVIGRVSHGEGLGFAGVAQTAWPFLTGTLLAWLVFGAWRRPLAVVRTGIPVWLLTVIVGMLLRVVSGQGIAVSFVIVATIVLGVFLLGWRAIVAPIARRSARRA from the coding sequence ATGACAGCACCCGCGCGCCAGGCATCCGCACCCGCACCAGACCAGAGCCGCTGGGTGCTGCTGTCCGCTGTGCTCGACTTCGTGCTCGTCGTGCTGTTCACCGTGATCGGGCGTGTGAGTCACGGTGAGGGGCTGGGCTTCGCCGGCGTCGCGCAGACCGCATGGCCGTTCCTCACCGGCACGCTGCTCGCGTGGCTCGTGTTCGGGGCGTGGCGCCGGCCGCTCGCGGTCGTGCGCACCGGCATCCCGGTGTGGCTGCTGACCGTGATCGTCGGAATGCTGCTGCGCGTCGTGTCGGGCCAGGGCATCGCCGTGAGCTTCGTGATCGTCGCGACCATCGTGCTCGGCGTGTTCCTGCTGGGATGGCGGGCGATCGTCGCGCCGATCGCACGGCGCTCCGCCCGCCGCGCCTAG